In Paracoccus methylovorus, a genomic segment contains:
- a CDS encoding TetR/AcrR family transcriptional regulator, whose translation MRKSAELRKAEIVATVLDLADRIGPDRVTTGAVASQIGVTQAALFRHFPTKAALWQAVAEHVAEGLATAWEDALRLGDTPIVRLRALISAQFAQIDATPALPMLLFSRELNVTNADLRATFHGRLTTFHGLLAMAVRAGQKTGALRGDIAANDAAALLTSLVQGVAIRWALGARDFDLRAEGLRLFDAQCRLLAT comes from the coding sequence GTGCGAAAATCAGCGGAGCTTCGCAAGGCCGAGATCGTGGCCACCGTGCTCGACCTGGCCGACCGGATCGGGCCGGACCGGGTGACGACGGGGGCGGTCGCGTCGCAGATCGGCGTCACGCAGGCCGCGCTGTTCCGGCACTTCCCGACCAAGGCGGCACTCTGGCAGGCCGTTGCCGAGCATGTGGCCGAGGGGCTGGCAACGGCGTGGGAGGATGCATTGCGCCTCGGAGACACCCCGATCGTCAGGTTGCGTGCACTGATTTCCGCACAGTTCGCGCAGATCGACGCGACCCCCGCGCTGCCGATGCTGCTGTTTTCGCGTGAGTTGAATGTCACCAATGCGGACCTGCGCGCCACCTTTCACGGCAGGCTCACGACCTTCCACGGCCTTCTGGCCATGGCGGTCAGAGCCGGCCAGAAAACCGGCGCGTTGCGCGGCGACATCGCCGCAAACGATGCGGCGGCGCTGCTGACGTCGCTCGTGCAGGGCGTGGCGATCCGCTGGGCGCTCGGCGCTCGCGATTTCGACTTGCGAGCCGAGGGGCTACGCCTATTCGACGCACAGTGCCGGCTTTTGGCTACGTAA
- a CDS encoding efflux RND transporter periplasmic adaptor subunit, whose product MRRIWLSALLLAAAVAAGFLFFTERPVTVAVIQPEHDVALRIYGLGTVEAQILSRIGFEVGAALTRLSADAGDSVTKGQELAVLHSAVQEARVVRARAAVAANEANLARAEAALVRARVMLAQREVANQRLQGLAQRDVASIQRAEETQRDADVARADLAVAEADVAVIRAQGLDAAAALRQEEALLGHHRLLAPFDALLVTRHAEPGTVVKAGDPIFTLIDPATIWIQAYIDEERAGQLVRGQPGTIRLRSQPSAEFHGTIARIGIESDRVNEERRVWLTCADCPAEMFLGEQAEVRILTGTRASALMVPEVAITGFDGHRGTVWTVRDGRLARVELTLGVRDDRGRVEVTGGLPEGAAIVAHPPKGAAEGRRARGSEAP is encoded by the coding sequence ATGCGGCGCATTTGGCTATCGGCTCTTCTTCTAGCAGCGGCTGTCGCTGCCGGCTTTCTGTTCTTCACCGAACGCCCAGTGACGGTGGCGGTCATTCAGCCCGAACATGATGTGGCCCTTCGCATCTACGGGCTCGGCACTGTAGAGGCGCAGATACTCAGCCGCATCGGCTTCGAGGTGGGCGCCGCCCTGACCCGGCTTTCCGCCGATGCCGGCGACAGCGTGACCAAGGGGCAGGAATTGGCCGTCCTCCACTCTGCCGTGCAGGAAGCGCGTGTTGTCCGCGCCCGGGCCGCGGTGGCAGCGAACGAGGCCAATCTTGCCAGGGCCGAAGCGGCGCTGGTGCGGGCCCGGGTCATGCTGGCGCAGCGCGAGGTCGCGAACCAACGGCTGCAGGGGCTGGCGCAACGCGATGTGGCCTCGATCCAGCGCGCCGAGGAAACGCAACGCGATGCGGACGTGGCCCGCGCCGATCTGGCGGTGGCCGAGGCGGATGTGGCCGTGATCCGGGCACAGGGCCTCGATGCGGCGGCCGCCCTGCGGCAGGAGGAAGCCCTTCTCGGCCATCACCGGCTGCTCGCGCCCTTTGATGCGCTGCTTGTCACCCGCCATGCCGAACCGGGCACGGTCGTCAAGGCGGGCGACCCGATCTTCACCCTGATCGACCCGGCCACCATCTGGATCCAGGCGTACATCGACGAAGAACGTGCCGGCCAGCTTGTCCGGGGCCAGCCGGGCACGATCCGGCTGCGATCGCAGCCTTCGGCCGAATTCCATGGCACCATCGCCCGCATCGGCATCGAAAGCGACCGGGTGAACGAAGAACGCCGCGTCTGGCTGACCTGCGCCGACTGCCCCGCCGAGATGTTCCTTGGCGAACAGGCCGAGGTGCGCATCCTGACCGGCACGCGCGCGAGCGCCCTGATGGTGCCGGAGGTCGCGATCACCGGCTTCGACGGCCATCGCGGCACGGTCTGGACGGTGCGAGACGGCCGTCTCGCGCGGGTGGAGTTGACCCTCGGCGTCCGCGATGATCGCGGTCGCGTCGAGGTCACGGGCGGACTGCCCGAGGGAGCCGCCATCGTCGCCCATCCGCCCAAGGGCGCGGCCGAGGGTCGGCGCGCCCGCGGCAGTGAGGCGCCATGA
- a CDS encoding ABC transporter permease, which yields MNLALKDIRHGLFRFVLTCFGLGLLMTVVLAMIGIYNGLVSDALAVVKAPAADVWVVEAGTKGPFAEASSIPADTRDAVARMPGVAEAGAVNYQNVEAPHAGRTLRLYVVGYEPGRPGGPQMIAAGRGIGASHFELVADRKTGLSPGETIRLGRNRFTVVGLVEGAMNSGGDPAVYVTLADAMALQTELDPAAQRVQAARGAVSVKSASVAAIIARMSPGADVDLLTATVRQWKHLAAMTQAEQEELLLASVVDKARRQIGLFLGILLSVSAVVIALIIYTMTMEKLKQIATLKLIGAPDRTIIALIVQQALILGAAGWGIGLMLILAVKDYFPRRVVLEPFNVMVLAGIIAAVCLLSSALGVRAAMKVDPATALGS from the coding sequence ATGAACCTCGCGCTCAAGGACATCCGCCATGGCCTGTTCCGGTTCGTGCTGACCTGTTTCGGGTTGGGGCTGCTGATGACGGTCGTGCTGGCGATGATCGGCATCTACAACGGCCTCGTCTCGGACGCGCTGGCGGTTGTAAAGGCACCGGCCGCAGATGTCTGGGTGGTGGAGGCCGGAACCAAGGGACCGTTCGCGGAAGCCTCCAGCATTCCCGCCGACACCCGCGACGCGGTGGCGCGGATGCCCGGCGTGGCCGAGGCCGGTGCGGTCAACTACCAGAACGTCGAGGCGCCCCATGCCGGGCGCACGCTGCGGCTCTATGTCGTCGGCTACGAGCCGGGCCGTCCGGGCGGGCCGCAGATGATCGCCGCGGGGCGGGGCATCGGCGCCAGCCATTTCGAGCTGGTGGCCGACCGCAAGACCGGCCTTTCGCCCGGCGAGACCATCCGGCTCGGGCGCAACCGCTTTACCGTGGTCGGCCTGGTCGAAGGGGCGATGAACTCGGGCGGGGATCCGGCGGTCTATGTGACGCTGGCCGACGCGATGGCGCTGCAGACCGAGCTCGACCCGGCCGCTCAGCGGGTGCAGGCCGCGCGCGGGGCTGTCTCCGTCAAGTCCGCATCGGTCGCCGCCATAATTGCCCGCATGTCGCCGGGCGCCGATGTCGATCTGCTGACCGCGACCGTGCGCCAATGGAAGCACCTCGCCGCCATGACTCAGGCCGAACAGGAGGAACTGCTGCTGGCCTCGGTCGTCGACAAGGCGCGCCGCCAGATCGGGCTGTTCCTCGGCATCCTTCTCTCCGTCAGCGCCGTGGTGATCGCGCTGATCATCTACACGATGACCATGGAGAAGCTGAAGCAGATCGCCACGCTGAAGCTGATCGGCGCGCCCGACCGCACCATCATCGCGCTGATCGTGCAGCAGGCGCTGATTCTCGGCGCCGCGGGCTGGGGGATCGGCCTGATGCTGATCCTTGCGGTGAAGGACTATTTTCCCCGTCGCGTGGTGCTGGAGCCGTTCAACGTCATGGTCCTTGCCGGCATCATCGCCGCCGTCTGCCTTCTATCCTCGGCGCTCGGCGTGCGAGCGGCGATGAAGGTCGACCCGGCCACAGCGCTCGGGAGCTGA
- a CDS encoding ABC transporter ATP-binding protein has protein sequence MALGDILIEVSGVAKHFGEGETRVDALRSVDLTVRAGEVIALLGPSGSGKTTLLNIIGCILAPSAGRVVLDAEPVFDGKWLRRDLRRLRLDKIGFIFQSHNLLPFLTAQENVAVVLDLTGLPAEEGRTRARELLDYLEVGHRAMVKPALLSGGEAQRVAIARALANRPRIILADEPTAALDGARAGLVMDLMRKLAAEQEACIVTVTHDEKIFDRFDRLIHLRDGHLVSA, from the coding sequence ATGGCGCTCGGCGACATCCTCATCGAGGTTTCGGGCGTCGCCAAGCATTTCGGCGAGGGCGAAACCCGCGTCGATGCCCTGCGCTCGGTTGATCTCACCGTGCGCGCCGGCGAGGTGATCGCGCTGCTCGGGCCGTCAGGTTCGGGCAAGACGACGCTACTCAACATCATCGGCTGCATCCTCGCCCCATCGGCGGGACGGGTGGTGCTGGACGCCGAGCCGGTCTTCGACGGCAAATGGCTGCGGCGCGACCTGAGGCGTCTCAGGCTCGACAAGATCGGCTTCATCTTCCAGAGTCACAACCTGCTGCCCTTCCTGACGGCGCAGGAGAATGTCGCGGTCGTGCTCGATCTTACCGGTCTGCCCGCCGAGGAAGGCCGGACGCGGGCGCGTGAACTGCTGGACTATCTGGAGGTCGGCCATCGCGCGATGGTCAAGCCGGCGCTGCTGTCGGGTGGCGAAGCGCAGCGCGTGGCGATTGCCCGCGCGCTGGCCAACCGCCCCCGCATCATCCTTGCCGACGAACCCACTGCCGCGCTCGACGGCGCGCGCGCCGGGCTGGTGATGGACCTCATGCGCAAGCTCGCGGCCGAGCAGGAAGCCTGCATCGTGACCGTCACCCATGACGAGAAGATCTTCGACCGCTTCGACCGCCTGATCCACCTGCGCGACGGCCATCTGGTTAGCGCGTGA
- a CDS encoding cytochrome b — MQPTSYSRAQIILHWTIAALVFFQILMHDGIVKVWDGRMDGMLPNQPTINPHAVAGALILVLVLWRLVLRRRRGVPGLPEGEHPALKVLATGMHAALNLLLILMALSGMAAWISGVEAIGEAHSIARLALVPLVLLHILAALYHHFWLKTDVLRRMFGRA, encoded by the coding sequence ATGCAACCGACATCCTATTCCAGAGCCCAGATCATCCTGCACTGGACGATTGCGGCCCTCGTCTTTTTCCAGATCCTCATGCATGACGGCATCGTCAAGGTATGGGACGGGCGGATGGACGGCATGCTGCCGAACCAGCCGACGATCAATCCTCATGCCGTTGCCGGCGCGCTGATCCTCGTTCTCGTTCTGTGGCGGCTGGTGCTGCGCCGCCGGCGCGGCGTTCCGGGCCTGCCGGAAGGCGAGCACCCGGCCCTGAAAGTTCTGGCCACGGGCATGCATGCGGCTCTCAACCTCCTGCTGATCCTGATGGCGCTTTCCGGCATGGCGGCGTGGATTTCCGGCGTCGAGGCGATCGGCGAAGCCCATTCCATCGCGCGGCTGGCGCTGGTTCCGCTGGTCCTCCTGCATATCCTCGCCGCACTTTACCATCATTTCTGGCTCAAGACCGATGTGCTGCGGCGCATGTTTGGCCGGGCCTGA
- a CDS encoding heavy metal translocating P-type ATPase, translating to MKRFPTIDLSLTLSLVTVLGMAMAAAGRWLPSGAFDALELPGLVLVYLAGGLPTGWRALSELWRARVLDIDLLMIVAAIAAAIVGAPFEGAVLLTLFSISTTLEERALGRARRAIEALMALRPETALRKTAGGDVEEVPAEVLTVGDVVVLRPGARVPSDGVVVTGRGGIDEANITGESMPVSKEAGAQVFEATINLDGVLEVEVTRSVSDSTIARMIRLVTEAQAARAPSERFSEWFGQRYTVAVLAGAVIAFATFWWLGGDWELALYRAATLLVAASPCAIVISVPAAILSALSAAARGGVLFKGGGALETLAEVDIFAFDKTGTLTTGRAEVTEIVALDGDEAGFLSLLAGLEAHSEHHIAAAIRREVASRGLDPAQVADVNARPGIGIEGSDALGPVWAGNAYLAEDTKAATDHPALQALADGANTVVYLGRDATVLGAVSVADEARASSAGAIAALRDSGVRRIVMMTGDRRPVALRIGAQLGLGPEETHAEMLPQDKVRAVGELAATGRVAFVGDGVNDAAALARADVGIAMGAAGSEVALQAADVALLSEDMERLADAHRLSRRTTRVIRQNLTFAIGAMVVLVIGGLFFDLPLPLVVIGHEGGTVLVVLNGLRLLSDPIRRSKASVAGQALTGVAQPT from the coding sequence ATGAAGCGATTTCCAACTATTGACCTGTCACTGACCCTTTCGCTCGTTACCGTGCTCGGCATGGCAATGGCGGCGGCCGGCAGGTGGCTACCAAGCGGAGCTTTCGACGCTCTGGAGCTGCCGGGACTGGTGCTGGTCTATCTGGCTGGCGGCCTGCCGACCGGCTGGCGCGCGCTGTCGGAGCTGTGGCGCGCGCGCGTGCTTGACATCGACCTGTTGATGATCGTCGCGGCAATCGCCGCCGCAATCGTCGGCGCCCCGTTCGAGGGTGCGGTGCTGCTGACGCTGTTCAGCATCTCGACCACGCTGGAGGAACGCGCGCTTGGCCGGGCCCGCCGCGCCATCGAGGCCTTGATGGCGCTGCGCCCCGAGACCGCCTTGCGCAAGACCGCGGGCGGCGATGTCGAGGAAGTTCCCGCCGAGGTGCTGACCGTCGGCGATGTAGTGGTGCTGCGCCCCGGCGCCCGGGTGCCCAGTGATGGCGTGGTCGTCACCGGGCGCGGCGGCATCGACGAGGCCAATATCACCGGCGAATCCATGCCCGTGTCGAAAGAGGCCGGTGCGCAGGTGTTCGAGGCCACGATCAACCTCGACGGCGTGCTGGAGGTCGAGGTCACGCGCAGCGTCAGCGACAGCACCATCGCCCGCATGATCCGTCTGGTGACCGAGGCACAGGCCGCCCGCGCGCCCTCCGAACGGTTCAGCGAATGGTTCGGCCAGCGCTACACGGTCGCGGTGCTGGCGGGTGCGGTGATCGCCTTTGCCACGTTCTGGTGGCTGGGCGGCGACTGGGAACTGGCGCTTTACCGCGCCGCCACGCTGCTGGTCGCCGCCAGCCCCTGCGCCATCGTCATTTCCGTCCCCGCCGCGATCCTGTCGGCCCTTTCGGCGGCGGCGCGGGGCGGTGTTCTGTTCAAGGGCGGCGGCGCGCTGGAGACGCTGGCCGAGGTCGATATCTTCGCCTTCGACAAGACCGGCACCCTGACCACCGGCCGCGCCGAGGTGACGGAAATCGTCGCGCTGGATGGCGACGAGGCCGGGTTCCTGTCGCTGCTGGCGGGGCTGGAGGCGCATTCCGAGCATCATATCGCGGCCGCGATCCGCCGTGAGGTCGCCAGCCGCGGGCTTGATCCGGCGCAGGTGGCCGATGTGAACGCCCGGCCAGGCATCGGCATCGAAGGGTCCGATGCACTTGGCCCGGTTTGGGCGGGCAATGCCTATCTTGCCGAGGACACGAAGGCCGCAACGGATCACCCCGCGTTGCAGGCGCTGGCGGATGGCGCCAATACGGTCGTCTATCTGGGTCGCGACGCCACCGTGCTGGGCGCCGTCAGCGTGGCGGATGAGGCACGGGCCAGTTCCGCCGGGGCGATCGCGGCCCTGCGCGACAGTGGTGTCCGCCGCATCGTCATGATGACCGGGGATCGCAGGCCGGTGGCGCTGCGCATCGGCGCCCAGCTTGGGCTGGGGCCCGAGGAGACTCACGCCGAAATGCTGCCACAGGACAAGGTTCGCGCGGTTGGCGAACTGGCCGCAACCGGCCGCGTCGCCTTTGTCGGCGACGGCGTGAACGACGCCGCGGCGCTGGCCCGCGCCGATGTCGGCATCGCCATGGGTGCGGCCGGGTCCGAGGTGGCGCTTCAAGCCGCCGATGTGGCGCTGCTGTCCGAGGATATGGAGCGGCTTGCGGACGCGCACCGCCTGTCGCGCCGAACCACAAGGGTGATCCGGCAGAACCTGACCTTCGCCATCGGCGCCATGGTGGTTCTGGTCATCGGCGGGCTGTTCTTCGATCTGCCGTTGCCGCTGGTGGTGATTGGCCATGAAGGCGGCACCGTGCTGGTGGTGCTGAACGGGCTGCGGTTGCTGTCGGACCCGATCCGCCGGTCGAAGGCGTCCGTTGCCGGACAGGCGCTGACGGGTGTCGCGCAGCCCACCTGA
- a CDS encoding DUF924 family protein, which produces MTDSNDARQIGEVLDFWFPEGRALDIDPDRHAELWRWRMHGGADGAIAARFGPLTERGAARALDHWAGTPRGRLALIVVLDQFPRSLWRGSKRAWAQDPAALAQALEGLEKGDWAALGLPWFQIAFTQPLGHAEGSDHLARIDRLTALRRDIAARAPTPLRPLYASLVDQAGQVRRIIASFGRHPHRNAILGRRSTPEEEAYLEKGAFPHLRVFRG; this is translated from the coding sequence ATGACCGATAGCAATGATGCCAGACAGATCGGCGAGGTTCTGGATTTCTGGTTCCCCGAGGGCCGCGCGCTGGATATCGACCCTGACCGCCATGCCGAGCTGTGGCGCTGGCGGATGCATGGCGGCGCGGACGGTGCGATTGCGGCGCGCTTTGGCCCGCTGACCGAACGCGGCGCGGCGAGGGCGCTGGATCATTGGGCCGGGACGCCCAGGGGCCGGCTGGCGCTGATCGTGGTGCTGGACCAGTTCCCGCGCTCGCTGTGGCGGGGCAGCAAGCGGGCCTGGGCGCAAGACCCGGCGGCCCTGGCGCAGGCGCTGGAAGGGTTGGAAAAAGGAGACTGGGCGGCACTTGGCCTGCCGTGGTTCCAGATCGCTTTCACCCAGCCCCTGGGCCATGCAGAGGGGTCGGACCATCTGGCCCGCATTGATCGGCTGACCGCCCTGCGCCGTGACATTGCCGCCCGTGCGCCGACGCCGTTGCGGCCGCTCTATGCCTCGCTCGTCGATCAAGCGGGGCAGGTGCGCCGCATCATCGCCAGCTTTGGCCGCCACCCGCACCGCAACGCCATCCTTGGTCGCAGATCGACGCCCGAGGAGGAAGCCTATCTGGAAAAGGGCGCGTTTCCGCATCTGCGCGTCTTTCGGGGGTGA
- a CDS encoding heavy metal translocating P-type ATPase, translating into MLTPILTILHQPASRRKWLTIISGSLIVLGLIALYGFGLRGLWAASMLAAAFVAGSDIAWRAVQALRIRHFSIELLVTVAAIGALFIGEYWESAAVTFLFSFGAWLEARTLRQTRGALADLLKAAPEIATVIRDGQPVEIAASAVQPNEVVLVRAGNRIPVDGEVIDGNAAVSEAAITGEPIPAEKAPGSHVHAGTIAENGVLRIRATGIGADTTLARIIRRVEEAQEERAPSQRMIERFAQWYTPGIMVLALGAWAVTQDIRLALTLLVVACPGALVISTPVSIVAGIGRAARSGILIKGGQHLESAGRIDMLALDKTGTLTEGRPSLVEVLPLAGMDRAELLHWTAIAESGSDHPLGRPVVAAGRAEGDIPAPEAVEEVAGMGLVVNHAGRQVAAGNRRLFDRLGIAFDPEAETALSGVLGRGRTPIIVALDGRIAGIFGLSDQPRPSAKGAIARLRDIGVGRIAMLTGDQPQAAHAIAAEIGIDEVHAGLLPEDKLDLIRRFQAEGRHVAMIGDGINDAPALAAADTSIAMGVAGSDVAIETADIALMADDLEKLPEAMAISRATLSNMRQNLVIALLTVAGLLFGVFSGDVHMAEGMLIHQLSVLVVIANAMRLLRVPRGPGGRRPAQAAVPATA; encoded by the coding sequence ATGTTGACCCCCATCCTGACAATTCTTCACCAGCCGGCCAGCCGCAGGAAGTGGCTGACCATCATCAGCGGCAGCCTGATCGTGCTGGGCCTGATCGCCCTTTACGGGTTCGGCCTGCGCGGGCTTTGGGCGGCGTCCATGCTGGCGGCGGCCTTTGTCGCCGGCTCCGACATTGCCTGGCGGGCGGTGCAAGCGCTGCGCATCCGCCATTTCTCGATCGAGTTGCTGGTGACTGTCGCCGCCATCGGCGCGCTGTTCATCGGCGAATACTGGGAATCCGCCGCCGTTACCTTTTTGTTCAGCTTCGGCGCCTGGCTTGAGGCGCGCACCCTACGCCAGACCCGTGGCGCGCTGGCCGATCTGCTGAAGGCCGCGCCCGAGATCGCCACCGTGATCCGCGACGGCCAGCCGGTCGAGATCGCCGCCAGTGCTGTCCAGCCGAATGAGGTCGTGCTGGTGCGCGCCGGAAACCGCATCCCCGTCGATGGCGAGGTGATCGACGGCAACGCCGCCGTGTCCGAGGCCGCCATCACCGGCGAGCCGATCCCGGCCGAGAAAGCCCCCGGCTCCCACGTCCATGCCGGCACCATCGCGGAAAATGGCGTGCTGCGCATCCGCGCCACCGGCATCGGCGCCGATACCACGCTGGCCCGGATCATCCGCCGCGTCGAAGAGGCGCAGGAGGAACGCGCCCCCAGCCAGCGCATGATCGAGCGTTTCGCGCAATGGTATACGCCCGGCATCATGGTGCTGGCGCTGGGTGCCTGGGCGGTGACGCAGGACATTCGCCTCGCGCTGACGCTGCTGGTCGTGGCCTGCCCCGGCGCGCTGGTGATCTCGACGCCGGTCTCCATCGTCGCCGGTATCGGGCGGGCGGCGCGGTCGGGGATCCTGATCAAGGGCGGGCAGCATCTGGAAAGCGCGGGCCGCATCGACATGCTGGCGCTGGACAAGACCGGGACGCTCACCGAGGGCCGCCCGAGTCTGGTCGAGGTGCTGCCGCTGGCGGGTATGGACCGCGCCGAGTTGCTGCACTGGACCGCCATCGCCGAATCCGGCTCGGATCACCCCTTGGGTCGGCCCGTCGTGGCCGCTGGTCGTGCCGAGGGTGACATTCCCGCGCCGGAAGCGGTCGAGGAAGTGGCCGGCATGGGCCTTGTGGTGAACCACGCGGGCCGGCAGGTCGCGGCCGGCAACCGGCGGCTGTTCGACAGGCTGGGCATCGCGTTCGACCCCGAGGCCGAGACCGCGCTGTCCGGGGTTTTGGGGCGCGGGCGCACGCCGATCATCGTGGCGCTGGACGGGCGCATCGCGGGCATCTTTGGCCTGTCCGACCAGCCCCGCCCCTCGGCCAAGGGCGCAATTGCCCGGCTGCGCGACATCGGGGTCGGGCGCATCGCCATGCTGACCGGCGACCAGCCGCAGGCCGCCCACGCCATCGCTGCGGAAATCGGCATCGACGAGGTTCATGCCGGGCTGCTGCCCGAGGACAAGCTTGACCTGATCCGCCGCTTTCAGGCCGAGGGCCGCCATGTCGCCATGATCGGCGACGGCATTAACGACGCCCCAGCGCTGGCTGCCGCTGATACCTCGATCGCCATGGGGGTCGCGGGCTCGGACGTGGCGATCGAGACCGCCGACATTGCGCTGATGGCCGACGATCTGGAGAAACTGCCCGAGGCGATGGCGATTTCCCGCGCGACGCTGAGCAATATGCGCCAGAACCTCGTCATTGCGCTGCTGACCGTGGCCGGGCTGCTGTTTGGCGTGTTCAGCGGCGATGTGCATATGGCCGAGGGCATGCTGATCCACCAGCTTTCGGTGCTGGTGGTGATCGCCAACGCCATGCGCCTGCTGCGCGTCCCGCGCGGTCCCGGCGGACGCCGGCCTGCGCAGGCAGCGGTGCCCGCGACCGCCTAG